The following proteins are co-located in the Vigna unguiculata cultivar IT97K-499-35 chromosome 9, ASM411807v1, whole genome shotgun sequence genome:
- the LOC114164050 gene encoding glycylpeptide N-tetradecanoyltransferase 1 codes for MGDNSVPSGSPNAKPDLVHGDSVVSNNASLETIVQSFQDSMTLGKRHKFWETQPVGQYKDVGDASLSEGPIEPPTPLSEVKQEPYNLPSAYEWTTCDMDSSETCDEVYVLLKNNYVEDDENMFRFNYSKEFLRWALRVPGYYRSWHIGVRAKASKKLVAFISGVPARIRVNEEVVKMAEINFLCVHKKLRSKRLAPVMIKEVTRRVHLENIWQAAYTAGVVLPTPITTCQYWHRSLNPKKLIDVGFSRLGARMTMSRTIKLYKLPDSPVTPGFRKMELRDVPAVTRLLRNYLSQFVVAPDFDENDVEHWLLPNENVVDSFLVESPGNHEITDFCSFYTLPSSILGNQNYSTLKAAYSYYNVSTKTPLTQLMNDVLIVAKQKDFDVFNALDVMHNENFLKELKFGPGDGQLHYYLYNYRIRNALKPSGLGLVLL; via the coding sequence ATGGGTGATAACAGTGTCCCATCTGGGTCTCCAAATGCGAAACCAGATCTTGTTCATGGAGACTCAGTGGTCTCCAACAACGCCTCGTTGGAAACCATTGTGCAAAGTTTCCAAGATTCAATGACTCTTGGTAAGAGACATAAGTTCTGGGAAACACAACCTGTTGGACAATACAAGGATGTTGGGGACGCAAGTTTGTCTGAAGGCCCCATTGAGCCCCCAACACCTTTGTCTGAGGTTAAGCAGGAGCCTTATAACCTTCCTAGTGCTTATGAGTGGACCACATGTGACATGGACTCTTCGGAAACCTGTGATGAGGTTTATGTTCTGCTGAAGAATAACTATGTTGAGGATGATGAGAACATGTTCAGGTTCAACTATTCCAAGGAGTTTCTCAGGTGGGCGTTGCGCGTTCCGGGGTACTACCGGAGTTGGCACATTGGTGTGCGTGCCAAGGCCTCGAAGAAGTTGGTTGCTTTCATCAGTGGCGTACCAGCAAGGATCAGAGTTAATGAGGAGGTTGTGAAGATGGCTGAGATCAATTTCTTGTGTGTTCATAAGAAGCTTAGGTCGAAGAGGCTTGCGCCTGTTATGATCAAGGAGGTCACTAGGAGGGTTCATTTGGAGAATATTTGGCAGGCGGCTTATACAGCTGGGGTTGTGCTTCCAACACCAATCACGACTTGTCAGTATTGGCACCGATCATTGAATCCGAAGAAGCTGATTGATGTTGGGTTTTCAAGGCTTGGTGCTAGGATGACGATGAGTCGCACAATAAAACTTTACAAATTGCCAGATTCGCCGGTTACTCCTGGATTCAGGAAAATGGAGCTTCGGGATGTCCCTGCTGTTACTCGGCTGCTTAGAAACTACTTGAGCCAGTTTGTTGTTGCACCTGATTTCGATGAAAATGACGTTGAACATTGGCTACTTCCCAATGAGAATGTGGTGGATAGTTTCTTGGTGGAGAGTCCGGGGAATCATGAGATCACTGATTTCTGCAGCTtttatacactcccctcttcGATCCTTGGAAATCAAAATTACTCAACTTTGAAAGCTGCTTATTCTTATTATAATGTCTCCACCAAAACCCCATTGACTCAGTTGATGAATGATGTGCTAATTGTGGCAAAGCAAAAGGATTTTGATGTTTTCAACGCCTTGGATGTGATGCACAATGAGAATTTCCTCAAAGAGCTCAAGTTTGGACCGGGAGATGGACAGCTTCACTACTACTTGTACAATTATAGGATTCGTAATGCCTTGAAACCATCTGGACTCGGGCTTGTGCTTTTGTAG